Proteins encoded within one genomic window of uncultured Draconibacterium sp.:
- a CDS encoding TonB-dependent receptor produces MKKLIKAIGRNRSLTKTLLKMKLTFTFFLLGLITVSASTYSQNTKLNVSIRNNSIFELFRQIEEKSEFYFFFQKEELKDLNGVSVSKKNATINEILDEVLAETDMTYEIVDRYVVIRKDGKTISKTKLDALQPTSISGKITDENGEPLPGVTIVIKGTTKGTVSDIDGVFNIENVKPEDILHFSFVGMQSQEITIGNQSSITVAMKVDAVGLEEVVAIGYGTQKRTTVTGSVVSSDGDEILKTPESNIANTLIGRLPGLITNNRSGEPGYENTEILIRGRSTLGDNSPLIVVDGVADRAGGFDHIDANDIESISVLKDASAAIYGSRAANGVILVTTKRGKTGKPSISLNSSFGLRQPTVTPDMLNSADYAIALNEIETEIYGRNPMYTDEQIAKFRDGSDPTNYPNVNWMDETLRQFAPQTQHNLSIKGGTEKVSYFVSAGYQFQDNYYEESASNYKQYNLRSNIDVQATDYLKLFANISLRQEDRNSPHYGSESIWRYLVKGDPRVNIRWPENGLPVLAPQDDFNPVTCANEEMGYQKDKRSYVNVDLGFNLDLAFLTEGLSLDGGFYIDRSDNFYKHFQKAFYLYGYDANSNEYFARQYGPNNAALDENMNQDLGITANIKLNYKRTFNDVHNVSAFVAYEQYESKYDYLYGRRQDFVSTSVEELFAGDKNTALNDGNASETGRMNYFGRLDYSYKEKYLVQFNWRYDGSENFPKGNRFGFFPGASLGWRISEENFWQDNLSFISYFKLKGSWGQMGNDKIDKYQYLTTYTFGDNATLGGNAPASQTGIKQVRTANPNVKWEVSTTTNLGFESRFLENYSFDLDLFKTKREDILASGASYVPDYVGLSLPAENIGECETKGFEAVLGYSRKIGKINLMASANLAYAKSEIIYFDEPETTLEWQKKTGKSIGANGDNWLFYESTGVFQSQEQLDNTPHLSNAKVGDLIFKDVSGDGIIDGNDMIRPDKTTTPEIVYGFNLNLNYKNWDLSMLWQGATNVWQYVFFESGSIGNFTQDYFDNRWTSEHTNTNYPRIYDREVTSSAQRNTFWLKDASYLRLKNIELAYNLPAQVTERLPFSNVRVYTSAYNLLTFTGMNDIDPETTEGGQGFAAWSTPQARVFNFGINLTF; encoded by the coding sequence ATGAAAAAACTAATTAAAGCGATTGGTAGAAACCGGTCGTTGACCAAAACTTTATTGAAAATGAAACTTACTTTCACCTTTTTTTTGCTAGGGTTGATTACAGTTAGTGCATCAACTTATTCGCAGAATACCAAGCTTAATGTTTCAATTAGGAATAACAGTATTTTTGAACTGTTTCGTCAGATTGAAGAGAAAAGTGAGTTTTATTTCTTTTTTCAGAAAGAAGAGCTGAAAGATCTCAATGGAGTGTCGGTATCGAAAAAGAATGCTACCATCAATGAAATACTTGATGAGGTGCTGGCTGAAACCGATATGACTTATGAAATTGTAGACCGCTATGTTGTTATTCGTAAAGATGGTAAAACCATTTCCAAAACAAAGTTGGATGCCTTGCAGCCAACCAGCATTTCTGGTAAAATAACAGATGAAAACGGAGAACCTTTACCGGGTGTAACAATTGTTATAAAAGGAACAACAAAAGGTACTGTTTCTGATATTGACGGAGTATTTAACATCGAAAATGTAAAACCTGAAGATATTTTGCATTTCTCTTTTGTAGGTATGCAGTCGCAGGAAATTACGATTGGTAACCAAAGTTCAATTACAGTTGCCATGAAAGTTGATGCCGTTGGTTTGGAAGAAGTTGTAGCTATTGGTTACGGCACGCAAAAAAGGACAACAGTAACCGGTTCTGTAGTATCAAGTGATGGCGACGAAATTCTTAAAACACCAGAGTCGAATATTGCTAACACGCTTATTGGTCGTCTACCAGGCTTAATTACAAATAATCGTTCCGGTGAGCCCGGATATGAAAACACAGAGATCTTAATCAGGGGAAGAAGTACACTAGGAGACAACAGTCCTCTTATTGTTGTTGACGGTGTAGCTGATCGTGCAGGCGGATTTGATCATATTGATGCAAATGATATCGAAAGTATATCGGTATTAAAAGATGCCTCGGCTGCAATTTATGGTTCGCGTGCTGCAAATGGTGTAATTTTAGTAACTACCAAAAGAGGAAAGACAGGGAAACCAAGCATTAGTCTGAATTCAAGTTTTGGTCTCAGGCAACCCACGGTAACACCGGATATGCTTAACTCAGCAGATTATGCTATAGCATTAAATGAGATTGAAACTGAAATTTATGGACGGAACCCAATGTATACCGACGAGCAGATTGCAAAATTCAGAGATGGTTCTGATCCAACGAATTATCCAAATGTTAATTGGATGGACGAAACCTTACGCCAGTTTGCTCCACAAACCCAACATAACCTTTCAATAAAAGGAGGTACTGAAAAAGTATCATATTTTGTGTCTGCCGGTTACCAGTTTCAGGATAACTATTACGAAGAAAGTGCTAGTAATTATAAGCAATACAACTTGCGTTCCAATATTGACGTTCAGGCAACCGATTACTTGAAATTGTTTGCTAATATTTCGCTTCGTCAGGAAGACCGGAATTCTCCGCATTACGGATCTGAATCCATTTGGCGCTACCTTGTTAAAGGAGACCCTCGTGTTAATATCAGATGGCCTGAAAATGGCTTGCCGGTTTTAGCTCCGCAAGATGATTTTAACCCGGTTACTTGTGCCAATGAAGAAATGGGGTACCAAAAAGATAAACGTTCTTATGTAAATGTTGATTTAGGTTTTAATCTTGATCTGGCGTTTCTTACAGAAGGTTTGTCGCTTGATGGAGGCTTTTATATCGACCGTTCTGATAATTTCTACAAGCACTTTCAGAAAGCTTTTTATCTGTACGGGTATGATGCAAATTCGAATGAATATTTTGCGCGTCAATATGGTCCCAACAACGCTGCATTGGACGAAAATATGAATCAAGATTTGGGAATAACAGCCAATATCAAATTAAATTATAAACGAACATTTAATGATGTTCATAATGTTTCTGCTTTTGTTGCATATGAGCAGTACGAAAGTAAATACGATTATTTGTATGGTAGAAGACAAGACTTTGTTTCCACTTCAGTAGAAGAACTGTTTGCCGGAGATAAAAATACCGCTTTAAATGATGGTAATGCCAGCGAAACAGGACGAATGAACTATTTTGGCCGGTTAGATTACAGTTATAAAGAAAAATACCTTGTTCAGTTTAACTGGCGCTATGATGGTTCGGAGAACTTTCCAAAAGGAAATCGATTTGGATTCTTCCCTGGTGCATCTTTAGGATGGCGTATATCAGAAGAAAATTTCTGGCAGGATAACCTCTCTTTTATTAGCTATTTTAAACTGAAAGGATCGTGGGGGCAGATGGGTAACGACAAGATTGATAAATACCAGTACCTGACCACCTATACTTTTGGTGATAATGCAACATTGGGAGGAAATGCTCCTGCATCTCAAACAGGTATTAAGCAAGTACGTACCGCAAACCCAAATGTAAAATGGGAAGTTTCAACAACTACCAACCTTGGTTTCGAAAGTAGATTTTTAGAAAATTACAGTTTTGATCTTGATTTATTTAAAACGAAACGAGAAGATATTTTAGCCAGTGGGGCATCTTATGTTCCTGATTATGTTGGTTTGTCGTTGCCTGCTGAAAATATTGGAGAGTGCGAAACGAAAGGATTTGAAGCTGTTTTGGGCTATTCAAGAAAAATTGGAAAAATTAACCTTATGGCAAGTGCTAATTTGGCTTATGCAAAAAGTGAAATTATCTACTTTGATGAGCCCGAAACTACGCTTGAATGGCAAAAAAAGACAGGAAAATCAATTGGTGCCAACGGTGACAACTGGCTTTTTTATGAATCAACTGGAGTATTTCAATCTCAGGAGCAATTAGATAATACCCCACATTTAAGTAATGCTAAGGTTGGAGATTTAATCTTTAAAGATGTGAGTGGAGATGGAATTATTGACGGTAATGACATGATAAGGCCTGATAAAACAACAACGCCAGAAATCGTTTACGGCTTTAACCTAAATTTGAATTATAAAAACTGGGATTTAAGTATGCTTTGGCAAGGAGCAACAAATGTTTGGCAGTATGTTTTCTTCGAATCAGGTAGTATTGGTAACTTTACTCAGGATTATTTCGATAACAGGTGGACTTCAGAACACACAAATACAAACTACCCCAGAATTTATGATCGTGAAGTAACATCCTCTGCACAAAGAAATACGTTTTGGCTAAAAGATGCCTCTTATCTTCGTTTAAAAAATATTGAGCTGGCGTACAATCTTCCGGCACAAGTTACAGAACGTTTACCTTTTAGTAATGTTCGTGTTTACACAAGTGCTTATAACCTGTTAACTTTTACAGGAATGAACGATATTGACCCGGAAACAACTGAAGGTGGTCAGGGATTTGCTGCATGGAGTACTCCTCAGGCAAGGGTCTTTAATTTTGGAATTAACTTAACATTTTAA
- a CDS encoding FecR domain-containing protein, whose product MKEYNEDRFWELATLKIHNEANTDELSELSSYLSDEKYAKIYSEIAYLSEDIKATQKLSFVSQQNSWTHIVANLQNKTVQLFRKVSGYAAVFVVALLLGGIAVHLQSERICEEKFAEIEVPLGQMSEITLCDGTHVWLNSGTTLKYSNFFGRKSRNVSLDGEAYFDVEKSDIPFRVQLKHSVVEVLGTQFNVISYEHDNNSEITLVEGSVNVNNLNGNSIAHLKPSQQLTINDQSLKAKLKTVDTDFYVSWTEGKIVFRDEKLEDICLRLERWYNVDIKFTGKDVGDMNFSGTILKSKPFSQIMTAFELMFPVDIEYQHVPEGKDKVTISKK is encoded by the coding sequence ATGAAAGAATACAACGAAGATAGATTTTGGGAACTGGCAACACTAAAAATTCATAACGAGGCAAACACCGATGAATTAAGTGAGTTGAGTTCGTATCTGTCGGATGAAAAATATGCTAAAATTTACTCCGAAATAGCGTATTTGAGTGAAGACATAAAAGCGACACAGAAGCTTTCATTCGTTTCGCAGCAAAATTCATGGACCCATATTGTAGCCAACTTGCAAAACAAAACTGTGCAGCTCTTTCGAAAAGTATCGGGTTATGCAGCTGTTTTTGTTGTTGCGTTGTTGTTAGGTGGTATTGCGGTTCATTTACAAAGTGAAAGAATTTGTGAGGAGAAATTTGCAGAGATAGAGGTGCCACTGGGGCAGATGTCAGAAATTACTTTATGTGATGGTACACATGTATGGCTGAACTCTGGAACAACCCTGAAATACAGCAACTTTTTTGGACGGAAAAGCCGTAATGTTTCACTCGATGGAGAAGCTTATTTTGATGTGGAGAAATCGGATATTCCCTTTCGTGTGCAGTTAAAACACTCGGTGGTTGAAGTTTTGGGAACTCAATTTAATGTTATCTCGTATGAGCATGATAACAACAGTGAAATAACTCTTGTTGAAGGAAGTGTTAATGTAAATAACCTGAATGGAAATAGTATCGCACACCTTAAGCCATCGCAGCAACTTACTATCAACGATCAATCGCTTAAAGCAAAACTGAAAACAGTAGATACCGATTTTTATGTATCGTGGACAGAAGGAAAAATTGTGTTCCGCGACGAAAAACTCGAAGACATTTGTTTAAGACTTGAGCGGTGGTATAATGTAGATATTAAATTCACCGGTAAAGATGTTGGGGACATGAACTTTTCGGGGACTATACTTAAAAGTAAACCCTTTAGCCAGATAATGACAGCATTTGAGCTGATGTTTCCGGTTGATATTGAATATCAGCATGTTCCGGAAGGAAAAGATAAAGTAACCATTTCAAAAAAATAG
- a CDS encoding RagB/SusD family nutrient uptake outer membrane protein: MMNNNKILFLLVITIFLVSSCSQEEILDKNPLTEISENDVWTDPALVESFVNARYNKIGHGWAESWQSSVVDETYLTWSRGCEPYTQGYVSPSDLGRMNGAWWGWDNRAWNTVWGNISNCNLFFERVDEVEFADLEVKNRLIGEVTFIRALMYFDLVSRWGGMPVITDAYTLADREEFLSIKRDTYKKNVDFIVSECDKAAELLPATYSGDNTGRATKIAALALKSRMLLYAASPLMNKSDVNELVGYTSPDVNRWKNASDAAKACIDAALENGYALYNQYDDVKENYTRLFLDCGNSEVIFDRQGGSSADDISLSYLDQSNGPNGYGQWGGNTPISELVDDFEMTDGSKFDWSNPEHKANPYANRDARLYAAVLSDEDMWMDRAIETYLIADESGTIVGGGKDTKYGQDNWNSSKSGYNIRKFMDESYQPNSWNFQNPKNWIWFRLGEQYLNYAEALYQQGKESEARDALNVIRNRAKMPEVTASGDELWQRIINERRVELCFEEHRYFDVRRWMIAEDVLNRNATGVEIVLNTDGTKTYTPGVLVEQRQFNAPAMYWMPIPKSEIDKNPNLLQNPGYN, encoded by the coding sequence ATGATGAACAATAATAAAATCCTATTCCTGCTTGTAATCACTATCTTTCTTGTTAGTTCTTGTAGTCAGGAGGAAATTTTAGATAAAAATCCTTTAACTGAAATTTCAGAAAATGATGTTTGGACAGACCCTGCCCTGGTTGAATCATTTGTAAATGCACGCTATAATAAAATTGGACATGGCTGGGCGGAGTCGTGGCAAAGTTCTGTGGTTGACGAAACTTATCTCACATGGTCGAGAGGTTGCGAGCCATACACACAGGGTTATGTAAGTCCATCTGATTTGGGACGTATGAATGGTGCCTGGTGGGGATGGGACAACCGAGCATGGAATACTGTATGGGGAAATATTAGCAATTGTAACCTGTTTTTTGAGCGTGTTGACGAAGTTGAGTTTGCGGATTTAGAAGTAAAAAACAGGCTTATCGGTGAGGTTACTTTCATACGGGCTTTGATGTATTTTGACCTTGTTTCCCGTTGGGGAGGGATGCCCGTTATAACTGATGCCTATACGCTTGCCGACAGAGAAGAATTCTTGAGCATAAAAAGAGATACCTATAAAAAGAATGTAGATTTTATTGTTTCAGAATGTGACAAAGCGGCAGAATTATTACCTGCTACATATAGTGGAGATAATACAGGTAGAGCTACAAAAATTGCAGCGTTGGCACTTAAGTCAAGAATGCTACTGTATGCAGCCAGTCCGCTTATGAATAAGTCGGATGTTAACGAGTTAGTTGGCTATACATCTCCGGATGTTAATCGTTGGAAAAATGCTTCAGATGCTGCCAAAGCATGTATTGATGCTGCTTTGGAGAATGGTTATGCTTTATATAATCAATATGATGATGTAAAAGAGAATTATACTCGTTTATTCCTCGACTGTGGGAATAGCGAAGTTATTTTTGACAGACAGGGTGGATCAAGTGCCGATGATATAAGCTTGTCTTATCTTGATCAGTCGAATGGTCCGAATGGTTATGGACAATGGGGAGGAAATACTCCAATTTCAGAATTGGTTGATGATTTTGAGATGACTGATGGTTCTAAATTTGATTGGTCAAATCCTGAACATAAAGCGAATCCTTATGCAAACCGCGATGCACGTTTATATGCTGCTGTTCTTTCTGATGAAGACATGTGGATGGACAGAGCTATTGAAACCTACTTGATTGCCGATGAATCGGGAACAATTGTTGGAGGTGGTAAGGATACCAAATATGGTCAGGATAACTGGAACTCCAGTAAATCAGGTTATAACATAAGGAAGTTTATGGATGAATCGTATCAACCTAATAGCTGGAACTTCCAGAATCCAAAAAACTGGATATGGTTCCGTCTCGGAGAACAATATTTGAATTATGCAGAAGCACTTTACCAACAAGGAAAAGAATCAGAAGCCCGCGATGCTTTGAATGTGATTAGAAACAGGGCAAAAATGCCAGAGGTGACTGCGTCTGGAGATGAACTGTGGCAAAGAATCATCAATGAGCGTCGTGTTGAGTTATGTTTTGAAGAGCATCGCTATTTTGATGTACGCAGGTGGATGATTGCAGAGGATGTCTTAAACCGTAATGCCACTGGTGTTGAAATTGTTTTAAATACAGATGGAACAAAAACCTATACTCCCGGAGTATTAGTTGAACAACGACAATTTAATGCGCCCGCAATGTACTGGATGCCAATTCCCAAAAGCGAGATAGATAAAAATCCGAATTTGTTGCAGAATCCGGGTTATAATTAA
- a CDS encoding two-component regulator propeller domain-containing protein, with translation MQTVIKYGVLFLLIFRICLSSSAQKSTILEQPRLNYLTTNEGLPQNTIDCILKDSKGFMWFGTWNGLCRFDGYTFQIFQSQQEEWLPGNFIQTLCEDQNGNLWVGTNKGLAFFNYSLMKFTEIPLLTENFGGISITHIINDKDNTIWVATAGSGIWKIENEEQNVTSVEPVFENQLTDKNVNNLCLLPDNYLLAGTNNGLSVISLSGGKLKPLWERLYEDINNISGLNILTILADRRGDIWLGTIDVGLYHYSTSTLNLTYYGADNNNPNDLNHLSVYDIIEDRNGIIMIGTLGGLNFYNPVTQRITSLPTSSEEREYLNNPFINSLYADKLGNIWIGTEKGGINHYNTYQKPFNALTHEASNPNSISHNTINSVFTENDILWVGTAGGGVNRISNNGQRTIHFEQSDENPQSINSNFVTSFIRDHQNHLLVGTWGGGLNKLLSERQNRFEILVNIPGDNKSLCSSFISSLEYLDNEHILTGTRGGLDIYDPEENIFLHVHEKMNIDQPLEIGCLLTDSQNRVWVGTENGLYRFKRSELLALNENTEQIGFEKYLTDPSDSASLAGNYVTSFFEAHDGTIWIGTYGNGICKYIENGNGGGFISYNQQNGLCNNVAYGIEEDAEGNLWISTDNGLSRFDPIEETFQNYYSSDGLLSDQFYWSASCSDDRGNLYFGGVDGLNYFNPAEFESYPNIPQPVFTQFSVFSEPVVIGGKYHSKVILDAPISETNQIKLSYKDAVFSIEFSALDYFQPGKIEYAYQMEGVDQDWVEVPSSRRFANYTNLSGGEYTFKVKAANSDGIWSENYTTLTITIVPPFWETAWFQMLAVLFIIAIVLIYIRYRTQFLKEQKRKLEQQVRERTFKIEEQKEELEKQNEQIAKQRDEVIELNEKVKLVNQLRLRFFTNISHEFRTPLTLIIDPLEQLMKNMRADANTQNTLNIINRNAQRLLHLINQLLYFRRIETGKLKLNVSKGNLQGFLHGIFESFKDLAEHQKINYDFVETELYEETWFDAEKVENVFYNLLSNAFKNTPASGSITLKVEQVTEDRKDSIAAPFVAISVIDTGRGISEEHMPHIFNRFYKDVESGKQTDFTSSGIGLALTYEIVQALNGEIKVESEPRKGSTFTVYMPYSKDRFESDQLNETSVPTEINLEGRVNVLTEHIVARNTNYELDEVTPNNKTKPTILIVEDNFDLRSFLLQTLRSEYRVLGAENGKIGLEMAKKYSPELIISDVMMPVMDGIELCSRLKKNIQTSHIPIILLTAKNMVESWIEGLETGADDYIPKPFNLQILEIKMRNIIESRRKIKNIFSSPEPVTPEKLSSNKLDEEFITKAYQILEKNYSESNFSVEQFAREMFVSRSLLYKKIKALTDLNITDFINSYKLKKSVELIKSTDQSISEIAFKTGFNDPKYFSRIFKKFYGISPSDYTKKT, from the coding sequence ATGCAAACTGTTATCAAATACGGCGTTTTATTCCTCCTTATTTTTCGTATTTGCCTTAGTAGCAGTGCCCAGAAAAGTACAATATTAGAACAACCCCGTTTAAATTACCTTACCACCAACGAAGGCCTGCCACAAAACACCATAGACTGCATTTTAAAAGACAGCAAAGGTTTTATGTGGTTTGGTACCTGGAACGGACTGTGCCGTTTTGATGGTTATACTTTTCAAATCTTTCAGAGCCAGCAGGAAGAATGGTTGCCCGGAAACTTTATACAAACACTTTGCGAAGATCAAAACGGAAACCTTTGGGTGGGCACCAATAAAGGATTGGCATTTTTCAACTATTCGTTGATGAAGTTTACCGAAATTCCGCTTTTAACAGAAAACTTTGGAGGCATTTCGATTACCCACATTATAAACGACAAAGACAATACGATTTGGGTGGCGACAGCCGGCAGCGGTATCTGGAAAATCGAGAACGAAGAGCAAAACGTAACTTCTGTTGAACCGGTGTTTGAAAACCAACTCACCGACAAGAACGTGAATAATTTATGCCTGTTGCCCGACAATTATTTACTGGCCGGCACTAACAATGGCTTATCGGTAATTAGTTTATCGGGAGGAAAACTCAAACCGCTGTGGGAACGACTTTATGAAGATATCAACAATATTAGCGGTTTAAACATACTTACCATTCTTGCCGACCGAAGAGGCGACATTTGGCTGGGCACCATCGATGTTGGCTTATACCATTATAGCACCAGCACGCTCAACCTTACCTACTACGGCGCCGACAACAATAATCCGAACGACCTGAATCACTTGTCGGTTTACGATATTATTGAAGACCGCAACGGAATTATAATGATTGGCACACTGGGAGGTTTAAATTTTTACAATCCGGTTACACAACGTATCACAAGCCTGCCAACAAGTAGCGAGGAGCGCGAATACCTGAACAATCCATTTATCAATTCGCTTTATGCTGATAAACTGGGCAACATTTGGATTGGTACCGAAAAAGGCGGAATTAACCATTACAACACATACCAAAAGCCTTTTAATGCGCTTACCCACGAAGCTTCCAATCCGAATTCCATAAGCCACAATACCATTAATTCCGTCTTTACCGAAAACGATATTTTGTGGGTTGGAACAGCTGGTGGCGGAGTAAACCGAATTAGCAATAACGGGCAAAGAACAATCCATTTCGAGCAATCAGACGAAAATCCCCAAAGTATAAACAGCAACTTTGTAACCTCTTTTATCCGCGACCACCAAAACCACCTGCTTGTGGGTACCTGGGGAGGCGGTTTAAACAAATTGCTATCCGAACGGCAAAATCGTTTTGAAATTCTGGTAAATATACCCGGCGACAACAAAAGTTTGTGCAGCAGCTTCATTTCAAGTCTTGAATACCTCGACAACGAGCACATTTTAACAGGAACCCGCGGCGGACTTGATATTTATGATCCCGAAGAAAATATTTTCCTACATGTTCATGAAAAAATGAACATCGACCAACCACTCGAAATTGGTTGTCTACTAACCGACAGTCAGAACAGAGTTTGGGTGGGGACCGAAAATGGCTTGTACCGTTTCAAACGTTCCGAACTACTTGCACTTAATGAAAATACCGAACAAATCGGTTTCGAAAAGTACTTAACCGATCCATCTGATTCTGCATCATTGGCAGGCAATTATGTTACTTCATTTTTTGAAGCACACGACGGAACTATTTGGATTGGCACCTACGGAAACGGTATTTGCAAATACATCGAAAACGGCAATGGTGGCGGTTTTATTAGTTACAACCAGCAAAACGGATTGTGCAATAATGTTGCATACGGTATTGAAGAAGATGCTGAAGGAAACTTGTGGATATCTACCGATAATGGTTTGTCAAGATTTGATCCGATTGAGGAAACGTTTCAGAACTATTACTCAAGCGATGGATTATTGAGCGATCAGTTTTACTGGTCGGCGTCTTGTTCCGATGATCGCGGTAATTTATATTTTGGTGGCGTTGATGGCCTTAACTATTTCAACCCGGCCGAATTCGAATCGTACCCTAATATTCCGCAGCCGGTTTTTACACAATTCTCGGTGTTTAGCGAACCTGTGGTTATTGGCGGGAAATACCATTCGAAAGTTATTTTAGATGCACCAATAAGCGAAACAAACCAGATCAAACTCTCTTATAAAGATGCTGTTTTCTCCATCGAGTTTTCGGCGCTCGATTATTTTCAGCCGGGCAAAATTGAATATGCCTACCAAATGGAGGGCGTAGATCAAGACTGGGTTGAAGTACCTTCTTCGCGTCGCTTTGCCAACTACACCAACCTTTCCGGTGGCGAATATACATTTAAGGTAAAAGCAGCCAACAGCGATGGTATCTGGTCGGAAAATTATACAACACTTACCATAACCATCGTTCCCCCGTTTTGGGAAACAGCCTGGTTTCAGATGCTGGCAGTGCTGTTTATCATCGCCATTGTTTTAATCTATATTCGCTACCGCACGCAATTCCTGAAAGAGCAAAAACGCAAACTGGAACAACAAGTGCGCGAACGTACTTTTAAAATTGAGGAGCAAAAAGAAGAGCTCGAAAAACAAAACGAGCAAATTGCCAAACAGCGCGACGAAGTAATTGAGCTGAACGAAAAAGTAAAGCTGGTAAACCAATTACGCCTTCGGTTTTTCACCAATATTTCGCATGAATTCCGCACACCGTTAACGCTTATTATCGACCCGCTTGAGCAGTTAATGAAAAACATGAGAGCCGACGCTAACACGCAAAACACACTGAACATTATTAATCGTAATGCACAACGCTTGTTGCACTTGATTAACCAGTTGCTGTATTTTCGCCGAATTGAAACCGGAAAACTAAAACTGAATGTCAGCAAAGGCAACCTGCAAGGATTTTTGCACGGTATTTTCGAGTCATTTAAAGACCTGGCCGAGCACCAGAAAATTAACTACGATTTTGTTGAAACCGAATTATACGAAGAAACCTGGTTTGATGCCGAGAAAGTGGAGAACGTATTTTACAACCTGCTTTCCAATGCTTTTAAAAACACTCCGGCATCCGGTTCAATTACGTTAAAAGTTGAGCAGGTAACTGAAGACCGAAAAGATTCTATTGCTGCACCTTTTGTAGCCATCAGTGTTATCGATACCGGGCGTGGAATTTCAGAAGAACATATGCCTCACATTTTTAACCGTTTTTATAAAGATGTAGAATCGGGGAAACAAACCGATTTTACCAGTTCGGGTATTGGGTTGGCACTTACCTACGAAATTGTGCAGGCACTAAATGGCGAAATTAAAGTGGAAAGCGAACCCCGAAAAGGCAGCACGTTTACCGTTTACATGCCTTATTCGAAAGACCGTTTTGAAAGCGACCAGCTTAATGAAACCAGCGTACCAACCGAAATTAATCTTGAAGGTCGGGTGAATGTTCTCACCGAGCATATTGTAGCACGCAACACCAACTACGAACTGGATGAAGTTACACCCAACAACAAAACAAAACCTACCATTTTAATTGTAGAGGACAATTTCGATTTACGAAGTTTCTTGCTGCAAACACTGCGATCAGAGTACCGGGTGTTGGGTGCCGAAAATGGAAAAATCGGTCTGGAAATGGCAAAAAAATACTCGCCCGAATTAATTATCAGCGATGTAATGATGCCGGTTATGGACGGTATTGAATTGTGCAGCCGACTGAAAAAGAACATCCAAACCAGCCATATCCCAATAATTCTGCTTACGGCAAAAAATATGGTGGAAAGCTGGATTGAAGGACTGGAAACCGGTGCCGACGACTATATTCCAAAACCGTTCAACCTGCAAATTCTGGAAATAAAAATGCGCAACATCATCGAGTCGCGCAGAAAAATTAAAAACATATTCAGCAGTCCTGAGCCGGTAACTCCCGAAAAATTATCATCGAATAAACTCGACGAGGAGTTTATCACAAAAGCCTACCAGATACTGGAAAAAAATTACAGCGAATCCAACTTTTCGGTGGAACAATTTGCGCGCGAAATGTTCGTAAGCCGAAGTTTACTGTACAAAAAAATTAAGGCATTAACCGACCTCAACATTACCGATTTCATTAATTCATACAAACTGAAAAAATCAGTTGAACTGATTAAATCCACCGATCAGTCGATTTCTGAAATTGCCTTTAAAACCGGCTTTAACGACCCAAAATACTTCAGTCGTATCTTTAAAAAGTTCTACGGAATAAGCCCCAGCGACTATACAAAAAAGACCTGA
- a CDS encoding sigma-70 family RNA polymerase sigma factor, translating to MDQLKLWKDIRNGDVNALHDLHKQYFHPMCLFAFKSINDHQQVEHIVSDCFLKIWKNRKRIEIKSSLESYLYQTLRNAIIDYHRAKHDNTISFDQIPDIPDETEVNSEQRYAKLYTAISRLPAKRRQILELAIFESCTYQEIAEKLGITKNTVKTQMVRAYRFLKESLDPVDFFFFCFLKKI from the coding sequence GTGGATCAACTAAAGTTGTGGAAAGATATTAGAAACGGAGATGTAAATGCATTGCATGATTTGCATAAACAGTATTTTCATCCGATGTGCTTATTTGCGTTTAAGTCAATCAATGATCATCAACAAGTTGAGCACATTGTTTCGGACTGTTTTTTAAAGATATGGAAAAACAGAAAGCGTATTGAAATAAAATCTTCGCTGGAATCGTACTTGTATCAAACTCTACGAAATGCAATTATCGACTATCATCGGGCCAAACACGATAACACAATTTCTTTCGATCAGATTCCGGATATTCCTGACGAGACAGAGGTAAACAGCGAACAGCGGTATGCAAAATTATATACGGCCATATCGAGGTTGCCCGCAAAACGCAGACAAATTTTAGAACTGGCCATTTTTGAATCGTGCACTTACCAGGAAATAGCTGAGAAGCTGGGTATCACAAAGAATACCGTAAAAACACAGATGGTTCGTGCGTACAGGTTTTTAAAAGAATCGTTAGATCCCGTTGACTTCTTCTTTTTCTGTTTCCTGAAGAAAATTTAA